In the genome of Magnolia sinica isolate HGM2019 chromosome 2, MsV1, whole genome shotgun sequence, one region contains:
- the LOC131234540 gene encoding classical arabinogalactan protein 9-like produces the protein MGSSSNSFVAIVVLLGMLTGSSLAQAPGAAPAASPTVSPPPPKPAPSSPPAALTPPPASAPSPVSIPPAKSPSPATVSPPAPPTSSPSPSSAPPPSTISLPPSAAGAPASPPTGNSNSALPVMNRIVVAGSALSGIFAAAFLI, from the coding sequence atgggttcTTCTAGCAACAGTTTTGTTGCAATCGTTGTACTGCTGGGAATGCTGACGGGATCTTCTCTCGCTCAGGCGCCAGGCGCCGCTCCGGCGGCCTCGCCAACCGTCTCTCCGCCACCACCGAAACCTGCTCCGTCCTCTCCACCGGCGGCCCTAACTCCGCCTCCGGCTTCCGCTCCTTCCCCAGTGTCGATCCCGCCGGCTAAGTCACCATCTCCCGCCACCGTTTCTCCCCCGGCACCACCTACTTCATCTCCCTCTCCTTCCTCTGCTCCTCCACCATCCACCATCTCCCTCCCTCCTTCGGCGGCAGGGGCCCCGGCATCGCCTCCGACCGGCAATAGCAACTCCGCTCTCCCCGTCATGAACAGAATCGTAGTCGCCGGATCTGCTCTCTCCGGTATCTTCGCTGCTGCTTTCCTTATTTAG
- the LOC131234546 gene encoding blue copper protein-like yields the protein MASSIAPAIGAILVLCCVVSSSATVYTVGDATGWASGVDYSTWTSGKTFSTGDSLVFNYGGGLHTVDEVSASDYKSCTTGNSITTDSSGTTTIALKKTGTRYFICGVPGHCGQGMKLSVTVSAATGSSDTPTAPTTSPGTTSPGTTTPATTTTTPTGTTSTHSASSTSFPSLAMLLIGVGLLQLGLF from the exons atggCAAGTTCCATTGCCCCAGCCATAGGTGCCATCTTAGTTTTGTGCTGTGTAGTGTCCAGCTCAGCTACGGTTTACACCGTTGGTGATGCCACTGGATGGGCGAGCGGCGTCGATTATAGTACCTGGACAAGTGGCAAAACCTTCTCCACTGGTGACAGCCTCG TGTTTAACTATGGAGGAGGGTTACATACGGTGGACGAGGTGAGCGCGAGTGACTACAAGAGCTGCACGACAGGCAATTCGATTACTACAGATAGTAGCGGAACAACCACGATCGCACTGAAAAAGACTGGGACACGTTACTTCATTTGTGGAGTGCCTGGTCACTGCGGCCAAGGGATGAAGCTCTCGGTCACGGTTAGTGCGGCAACTGGGTCATCTGACACACCCACAGCGCCCACTACCTCACCTGGCACTACCTCACCTGGCACAACTACTCCGGCGACGACTACTACGACACCTACTGGCACCACTTCCACACACTCAGCTAGCAGCACAAGTTTCCCTTCTTTAGCTATGTTACTCATTGGAGTGGGATTACTCCAGCTGGGCCTCTTCTAA